GTTCGCCTCCAGACACGTGTGtaaagcttcagtcaaattaaccgccaaaggcACTACACGATCATTTTGATTCCGGGTCCACGTCATTGAATGTCCAGGCCCACGCACCCCATACGGctgagcacgatttttgaaattagaacggttatcaaatcgACCGTCATAATGGTTGCGATTGTTATACCCCGCGTTGCCACGTTCagtccatcccttcgaatattgatccGCAACCGCTCCCTTCTTCACCTCAAACTGCTGTTTCTGCCCTGTAACCGCTGCATTTGGGCGGTTGTTTTTTATCTGATCGCTCTGCTCCTCTCTGATGTATCCTTGCACCCTTTCGCGTAAATGCGCCATTGTCTCCACAGGTTTTCTACTTAAATTGCTGTTTAAGCCACCCGGCTTCAAACCCAAgtcaaaagctgcaatgcagatttccggcattttatcctccaaatgaacagataattgattgaaacgccccatgtaagactgcaaagtctcatttggtccttgacgaacattgaataatgtcgccggagtcaccttttgtgcacgactggtagaaaattgagacaagaactttgtagataactccgtgaaattgacaattgaccttgaagGCAAAGTTTTAAACCAAATCATCACTGACTTCTTGAAAGTTGATGGCagcattttgcacttcaacgcatctgatgcgcctacaataaccatttttgtgttaaaatacactaaatggtccttCGGATCTGAGTCGCCATAATAAGAATCAAGCTTTAACGTCTTCAAATTATCTGGGACGGCGGTgttcgctatttcctctgtgaaaggttgaaagtccaccaccgtctcagccattcttcgatcgccctctcgtaacccttgagtctgattgagatcagtaagttgattttgtaactgttgattatgttgacgaagttcattgagatcgtccatgatccgctgaagaacatcgggacgaacatcattttgttgaacgtgattcctctctccgttcgccccggatcgagtcaccatcgcGGGGAAAAGcgaagcctaggaaagtatccttcggccccacggtgggcgccaatgttccggtatagaacctTAAACGTGGGCTAACCAAACTGAGAGCAAACGAAGTAAGTGAAAAACTAAGAAAATTGCGTAAAATGATAGGTCCCCGCCGCTTGGGCgatcctcttttatttatagcttgggttttggcccggctggaccatgggttgcccgacCCATTTGTTACATGATAATAATAAGCCCAAAGTAAAATGATCCGGTCCGCCCATATCAGTCCAGCCAGCATAAAGCCAGACAAACTCAACCACTATAGCAAAAAAGAACCTTCTAAAAAACCCACACGCACAAGAGTGTGCTTCAATATATACTAGCAAAACCTCAAGTGTCTAACCCTTTTAGAAGGATCTCAGTTAAAATCGAAAAAGCGGTGACAAGTTTAACCGAATGGGACCTATCTAACCGGTCGATATCTCCAAATAGAGACCCAACCAAAAGAGCAGACCAAAACCCTATGAAAAAACCCACCATTGTTATATGGCTGAAACAAGCAATGGCCAACGACGACATCAACCAGCAACGTCAACAGCACCACCAAAGCCGCCTCAACaacaattataattaaatttaataatttattagtataatatatttattaaatttttaaaaaataataaggtAAATGGCTGACCTTCCAGGTCTAGTAGGTTTTTTTTGTAAGCCTATGCCTAACCTTTTTAGCTAATCAAGGTTTTAAAAAAGTCTAAGCCTGACCTTTTTAGCAAGTAATTAAACCTGCCTTAGGTCTAACCTTTGGTAGGTTAGGCCGTAGGGCCACGACGAGCCGCCCAAGCAATTCCACCCCTAATGACACTCCATCCATTGTTTTGCTATGCCTTTAATAGCTAGCTCACTAAAGACGATCTTCGATGCTTGGATGTATGTCGCAAGCCAGGTCTTCCGAGCTCGTGTTAACACCCCAGGAGAGTAGATTGACTTCGTAAAAACCTAAGGTCTATCCTCATTGGCGTTACCTCAAACCTTTTCGGTGGTCTAGGAACGTCTTCAATTAAGGGATGACGTGACCTCACCACCATACACCACCTAGTGGTTACctaacattatattttttttctccatcGAAAAATTACCTaacattatattttttcttttagtcTTTAATGGATGTCGTCACCTGTTTGAAAAACAGTTGTATATCCCTCTAACAAATACTTTTATTGAGATTCGAGCTTGCATTCTCATATGTATAAAGTTTAACTTACTTACGATTAAACAACCATTGTTTCTGGATGTATGAAAGTAGTTAGGAACGTTAAAACAATATTTTGGAACCCACCGTACCACCGTACCATAGATCTAAAAGATAATAATATTacttataaattaaaaatatgaagaaaagataATAATGCAGCTCTGAAAATGTAAGAAAAAGTTGTTACACAATTAAAAGCAATaatgataaaatatttttattcctTATTTGGACCATTAGATATGAGTGCATTTATTtgagattaaaaaataattaattttaggttcagaaaatattaatttttaggtgtctaaaaaaatattaatttgtaGAGATTTCAATATAAGCATATTATATGtcgaattttatttgctttgttaCACAATTTCTTTTTCATTGCATGTCaattaatttgtgttttttttgtaACATAGGAAGATATGTCGATTTGTGTTTACCTacactaattaattttttctctctctcatttaatataatttttttatatataagctaataaaatttttttttcacataatctattttcaatttttttaaaactataatttttttcaaaatctgaaacaaacatcttaaaattaaaaaatatttttaatttagaaaagattttagaaaaaaaactgCAACAAATGAAATCTATAACCCTTTCGTGTGGACTTAAAAAgtaaattaacttttttttttaaacaaaaaagtaAATTAACTTGATATATATATCAAACTTTGTGCAGCTATCTCTTCGAACAAAAGATTATTCCTTCGGACAATATCAAAAGACACGATGTTATATATAATTCCACTATATATAGCGTATATTGATAACATGAAATGATCATAAAGCTATTTTTTCATCttattttctttgaaattaTGTGAAAATACAAATTTTAGGAGCTAATGAGATTTTTAACCATATATCACTACATGCGAGTTAAATTTGCGAGATAAAATTACataaacaaacaaatgttaacAAGAAATCATATAAAATGTggaaattttattataaattcatAAGCATTTCTGAGTAAATTGATCAGCTACATACATTCACAACTTGGTACAATCAGTGGGCTTAAAGGAGACAACTTTGTTCTGAAGGTCATAGCCAACCAACAAGTTTTGTTGTGCCAAGTTCCCAAAGATGGCATCACTTTGAGAAGGGGCAAATGCAAAGCATCCAACACTATCAGCAACTTGAACAAAAGTGTTGAGAGCATTCAAAGTGACATCTCCATCCTTAAAATGTGCAGTGATAGTAGGAACATCCAATTGTTTTGATGAAATTTGGTAACAAAGGCTCAGTTGTTGAGTTGGATCATCAACACGCTCTTCTTTCATCGCATCCACCAACGCTGATTCTAAATTGGAGTAAACATCATCTGGCAATAGAGTCAGTGTTGTGCCCGAGTCAATTATGATATTTCCCTCTTGACCAGATTCAGAGCTTCCAAATTCTATTCTCTTGTCTCCCACACTAATTGCTTCCAAGGTTAGGTAGTAAAAGACATCAACATCACCTTGGAAAATGGGAGTTGAGACAGTTCCTTCTCCAGAAACAATAGCAGCGTCCCCAAAATTGAGTTTGCTCGAGCTGTTTGACGCTGAAAACATTGGCACCAAACAATAGGAGAATTTCCCATCAATTGAAGAATCGATTTGAGTTATAAGAGATATAGATCCACCTCCAAGACCTACTATGCCAGAGCTTCGACCCTGAAACGACACCGTATTGCTATGTCCGCATCCAATCACAGTTTTTGGAAATGAAATGGGAGAGCCACTTGTGGACTCCAAAGTGAGAGTTTCAGCGCTAAGATCTCCTTGTGACCTTGACCTATCACCATAGTTGATAGTGTACTGACAAGTTCGCCAATCAGAGCAAGAGGCAGAACGAATAGAATCGCATTTAGAAGAGCAAGGAATGGTTCTATAAGTTTTGGATTTTGATGGATCAAAAATAGGAGTGGTTTGTTTGTAACATGTTTCACAAGGTAAGCATTGCAACCAAACAATATCACTACCGGTGTCAACAATACCATAAAGCTTGAAAGGCGGGGTTCCAACTGAATAACTCATGAGATACTCACCTCTATCTGGGACTACAGTTGATTCTGCTGTGTCTGTTGGAACAACATTCCCAACATAGGCTTTGTTGAAACGATTGGCACTATTGAAGGAACGATGCACCGCACTGGCAACTCTTTGGAATGGAGTTTTAGAGGGATTATAGAATGGAGATTTTAAAGAGTCACGGTGGATGAGTTCCACACTAAAACCATTGTTTAGAGATTGAGTGAGAGAAATGGCACAATAGAAGTAAAGGGAAAAGAGTGCAAAAATAAAATGAGTAGCCATTTTTGCTATAGCAAGAATGCACTTCAACTTGAAACTTGTTTGCAAATGTGGTATTCTCGATGGCTTTTTATAATACTAAGATGACTTAGAGTGCATGTTCAACTTTGTGTAGAATTCTGAATGTCAAAAGTTTACGGGCAATAATGAGGCCTTGATTGGTGGAAAAACCGTTGCTGGTGAGCAGCCAATTGTTGATCGCCCTTGGAGAATTAATGTCTCTGTAACCGATGCAATCATTGCTGGAGATGTAAGTGATAATGACTTAATAATGGGGTCAAAGGATCATGATCCTCAGGCAATCATTTTTGGAAATAAAGATGGGAGACAACCTAGTAATCAGAATATTCCTCTGCAGGCGTTTCTCTCCCAGCTGGCTATGAATAACGGCCCAATCATTAATAGTGTTGATGGGCAATCAATGCAGTTGTGCACCACGAAGGCAACTGAGAATTTCAAAAGTGAGAAAATTGTGGAATCCTGCAATCAAGGAGTGCGTGTGCGTGATCCGAGTCATGACACTCACCAAAAAGAATCAGAGATTCCTTAAATTCTATGTTCCCGTTAACTGATTAAGACAAAGACATGTTGTGCATCCAAACATGCCTCAACAGCTTACAGAATTAGCCACATCAAAAGGAAATTTGTTTAGTCCTCCTTACATTTAGGGTCCGTTTGGGGGTCATGACATGATattatatgatatgatatgtgaatgAGATAGCAACATAATAAGATAAGAGCATGATAGACTCTCATCCTATCTTGTGTTTGatgtgcacatgataaggacaatACACattccggtcactattataagcaaaaaacaatattttggattcattgaataaatgatgtatgtagtCATTATTATagactagatacatcatttattggatgaatttaaaaacttgtttttttacttataataaTGACAGGAGGGGAGAGTGTATGATAAGGAAACATGTATCAAATGtctatttgaataaaaaatacatttaaaaattgatcattatattaaaattaatctttttacattttcatgaatgagtctatattttaaaataaatgaaattaatttaaattttattaattagcctattttattgtttcttttttttttgaataatattttattgtttCTAAGATAActtatagtttaaataaaattatgcagttaaccaattggttttcacttaattgtgacacgtgataattaacaataaaagttagctaaattaagaatattattatttcaaaagtaatttatatttaaattataaattattatataggtagataaatcattttaaataataggagatgaaaatagaaaattagtctattactattaaaaaatcaatatttgtaaccaattggttttcacttagttgtgccacgtgataaataataaaaattaactaaattaaaaatattattatttcaaaaataatttatatttaaattataaattattatataagtagataaataatttttaaataataagagatgaaaatattaaattagtatgttactattaataaatcaatatttgtaagtgtgtaatctattttactatttatcaataagaaatttatttattttttattttagttaaattaatatttttatatttattaattaatatcattataaattataaattatataatattaaaataaattaatttgga
This portion of the Lotus japonicus ecotype B-129 chromosome 3, LjGifu_v1.2 genome encodes:
- the LOC130744572 gene encoding aspartic proteinase CDR1-like gives rise to the protein MATHFIFALFSLYFYCAISLTQSLNNGFSVELIHRDSLKSPFYNPSKTPFQRVASAVHRSFNSANRFNKAYVGNVVPTDTAESTVVPDRGEYLMSYSVGTPPFKLYGIVDTGSDIVWLQCLPCETCYKQTTPIFDPSKSKTYRTIPCSSKCDSIRSASCSDWRTCQYTINYGDRSRSQGDLSAETLTLESTSGSPISFPKTVIGCGHSNTVSFQGRSSGIVGLGGGSISLITQIDSSIDGKFSYCLVPMFSASNSSSKLNFGDAAIVSGEGTVSTPIFQGDVDVFYYLTLEAISVGDKRIEFGSSESGQEGNIIIDSGTTLTLLPDDVYSNLESALVDAMKEERVDDPTQQLSLCYQISSKQLDVPTITAHFKDGDVTLNALNTFVQVADSVGCFAFAPSQSDAIFGNLAQQNLLVGYDLQNKVVSFKPTDCTKL